Genomic segment of Chitinivibrionia bacterium:
AACCGAATGCGCGCTCAAAACAGGTATGGTAAAAGAAGGCGACCTCGTAGTAATAGTGGCAGGCACACCTGTAGGAATTTCGGGAAACACAAACACGATTAAAATACAAAGAGTGTGAGGAAACTTGTATGTCTATCCGTTGGATACGCAACGTTTTGATTGACGACGAAGAAACAACCATTGAGGTTCAAATCGGATATAGGGTCATAGGCGATAAATGCTATACGCGAATCGGCAACGAAATCGAAAAGTACTTCAATCAGGTTAGCGAAAACCGAGACGAAATAGTCCTTGAAGGCAAAAATTTGCTTCAAGGACAACTTTCGGGTAAAAAAATAACTTACCCCGATGGGAGAATATATGACTGGGAATAAATACTGTGTAATCCACGGGCATTTTTACCAACCGCCAAGGGAAGATCCTTGGGAAGACGAAATCGAAAAACAGCCGAGCGCGGCGCCTTTTCACGACTGGAACGACAGAATTTACGACGAATGCTACCGCCCAAATTCTTTCTCGCGAATACTTAACGGCAACGGCGAAATTGTCGCGGTAAACAACAACTTCAGCTATATGAACTTTAATTTTGGTCCCACGCTTTTTCGCTGGATAGCCAAAAAACACCCCACTGTTTACAGGAGGGTCGTTGAAGCAGATAAGCGCAGTTGCGAAGAAAACAACGGACACGGAAGCGCGATTGCGCAGGTTTATAATCATATAATTATGCCGCTCGCCCTCAAAAAAGACCAACTTACGCAGATACGTTGGGCAAAATCGTTTTTCAAAAGACATTTTAATCGCAATCCGGAAGGAATGTGGCTTGCCGAAACAGCAATAAATATGGAAACGGTCGAATGCTTAGCAGACGAAAATATAAAATTTGTTATATTGGCGCCCACTCAGGCGGACAGTTTTCGCACAATAGGCGGCAACAGCCACGATTGGATATATACGGATAATCAAAGAATTGACACACGCTTACCTTACCGTTGCTTCGTAGAAAATCAGCGCGGAGAAAGAAGCGGAAAATACGTTGATGTTTTCTTTTTCGACGATGTGTTTTCGCGTGAATTGGGCTTTGGCGATATGCTTCAGAGCGCCGACCACTTAACTGACGAAATAAACTGCCGCTTCGACCAAAACTGGAACGAAAATCAACTCGTAAATCTGGCGACGGACGGCGAAACATTCGGACACCACAAAAAAAACGGCGATATGTGTCTTGCGTATTTTTTCAGAAATCGCGCGGCGCAATCGGGTATAAAAGTTGTAAATTACGCAACTTATTTGGCAAACAATCCGCCAAAACGAGAAGTCCGCGTAAAAAATGCTTGGGGTGAAGGAACCGCTTGGAGTTGCGCGCACGGAACAGGGCGTTGGATAAGAGACTGCGGTTGCAACACAGGCGGCTTGCCGGGTTGGAACCAAAAATGGCGCGAACCGTTGCGCAGAGCATTAAAAGTTCTGCAAACCGAAATTGACTTTGGGTATCAGCGTGAAATGAACGAATTCTTTAAAAACCCCGCCGAAATCAGAGACGCTTACGAACAATTTATTGACGACAGAAGCGGGCTTGATAAATTCTTGCAAAAATCGGCGAAAAAAGGCGTAAAATTAACAAGCGAGCAAATAAAAAGAATAATTATGCTTTTGGAAGCGCAAAAATTTATGCTTTTTGCATTTACTTCCTGCGCGTGGTTTTTTAACGATATTTCGGGAATTGAGCCCGAGCAAAATATGCGTTATGCTCTCAGGGCGTGGCAGTTGATGTATCCCAACGAAAAAATGAACATTGTTCTGCGTAATTTTGTAAGAATTTTACAAGAAGCAAAAAGTAATTACCCTGGCATTGACGGACAAACAATCATAGAAAAAGAAGCGTTTCCTATGATAAATCATATTGAGCGCGTAGCGTTTTCTATGGCTGTGGATAATTATTTATACCAAACGTCGCACAACCATTTTTCAAATGAAAATTATTCGTATTCCGCAAAACTGACGATAAAAGAAGAAGATTGCAATTACGACAAAAAAACTTGGCGCGTCTATTTTGCCGATGTACAGCATAAAATTTCGCTTGAACAAAAATCCTTGGTACTTGCACTTTACAAAAACGAAAATCAAATCGAGGGAGTTGTGTTCGACGAAAACCATAATAAATTGCCGAAAAACGACGCTGATTTCGCAAAACTTATGAAAACAGGCAATCTACTGAATTTCTCGCTCGGCGACACGGTTGCGTCATTCAAAGAACACGCCGTCGAAAAATTTGTAAATGATTTTGCAGACGATACTTACCGCAACTTTTTGTCGTGGATAGACAAACAAGATAATCTTTTGAACGCAATATCCGATATAAACGGCGGACTTCCGACGGAACTTGCCGCAACGGTAAATTTCTACACAAACAAAGAATGGGACGTAGCAATAGACGAGTTTTTGGCGGCAGACGGTACAAATGCAAATATTATTGAAAAACTTGCGGAAATAAACGGAAAATCCGCCCGCTTTTCCTTTTCAATAGACAAATCAACAGCGGCGGAAAAAATTCGTTTGGCGATAAACAAAGATTTGAAAGAACTAAACAAAGACCTTACCAACGAAAAACTTGCGGAAAGAATAATTGTAAAACTCGAACTTGTTGAAAGATTGTCGATACCCTTGCATTTCCATCAGGTGCAAGACCGTTTTTATTTGCTTTACAAACAGGTAAAAAACGACATTTATCCGCGTTGGAATGTTAGCGGAAAACCAATGATAGGCAATGAAAGGAAAACGATAGTTTTAATCAACAAAC
This window contains:
- a CDS encoding DUF3536 domain-containing protein, coding for MTGNKYCVIHGHFYQPPREDPWEDEIEKQPSAAPFHDWNDRIYDECYRPNSFSRILNGNGEIVAVNNNFSYMNFNFGPTLFRWIAKKHPTVYRRVVEADKRSCEENNGHGSAIAQVYNHIIMPLALKKDQLTQIRWAKSFFKRHFNRNPEGMWLAETAINMETVECLADENIKFVILAPTQADSFRTIGGNSHDWIYTDNQRIDTRLPYRCFVENQRGERSGKYVDVFFFDDVFSRELGFGDMLQSADHLTDEINCRFDQNWNENQLVNLATDGETFGHHKKNGDMCLAYFFRNRAAQSGIKVVNYATYLANNPPKREVRVKNAWGEGTAWSCAHGTGRWIRDCGCNTGGLPGWNQKWREPLRRALKVLQTEIDFGYQREMNEFFKNPAEIRDAYEQFIDDRSGLDKFLQKSAKKGVKLTSEQIKRIIMLLEAQKFMLFAFTSCAWFFNDISGIEPEQNMRYALRAWQLMYPNEKMNIVLRNFVRILQEAKSNYPGIDGQTIIEKEAFPMINHIERVAFSMAVDNYLYQTSHNHFSNENYSYSAKLTIKEEDCNYDKKTWRVYFADVQHKISLEQKSLVLALYKNENQIEGVVFDENHNKLPKNDADFAKLMKTGNLLNFSLGDTVASFKEHAVEKFVNDFADDTYRNFLSWIDKQDNLLNAISDINGGLPTELAATVNFYTNKEWDVAIDEFLAADGTNANIIEKLAEINGKSARFSFSIDKSTAAEKIRLAINKDLKELNKDLTNEKLAERIIVKLELVERLSIPLHFHQVQDRFYLLYKQVKNDIYPRWNVSGKPMIGNERKTIVLINKLAKKFGFSIEKTAI